Proteins from one Paenibacillus sp. J23TS9 genomic window:
- a CDS encoding glycoside hydrolase — translation MNELSRKWRIFVIHHSHTDIGYTERQERIEQYHIDFIRQAVMISKAMRSGKRDEWKGFKWTCETFWAVEQFLREATDDEKSDFAEAVRQGDIELSGTYLNMTELADEDLLRSIHAKASAYGRSIGCPVDSAMTADINGYSWGYAKSLLDAGVQHLFSCIHTHHGMFALGRKQTPFWWETPDGEKLLVWNGEHYMFGNELGLCPDGVGSYMIRDEFITPAIVNNREEIMATRIERYLRKLEEEGYPYDFVPVMISGLATDNGSPNGDIAQAIQTWNREHGDMVQIEMSTLSLFFSHLKQQTVEIPVYRGDWPDWWSDGVTSTPMHTQIFKDAQRTLRKVKRLDPQQQIISRQELSDIERQLVMYAEHTWGFHASIHSPWDWNVQMLEVRKLAYAANGSRLAHGALDKVRNEQGGSLLRPGRAFRYRVVNTEPHASRQFAVLEWDGFENERFKDGLEVIDEDSGQAVPHQVGNQSVTIEAELNPGEQKQYILRPVQTTKANTTSNLKLVGVDTVYDIEDIYPSGSKKDAVSISEHGAESPYVKIHWSEEGIISWVNKETGEELIRKDWKHGAFTPVYERTPAVDSTNPGSQYAVRSGMGRNRKGVNVQRTSGRLVKAKAVSNGPLFGVVELQFETRGMSYYSVFLKLHATCSRVDSAVRLHKDSVWEPENVYISLPFTSGSPDDETLWLDKAGAPVRPWIDQLPGTLLDYTCIQEGLAYVGTNGSLMVATPDTPLIQLGSLEYGKRLLHTQQGEETERHLYVWAMSNYWETNFKATLGGFYEFRYVVQWSEGIRTAQQAIGQCQATSSGFTVWRMS, via the coding sequence ATGAATGAACTTAGCCGTAAATGGCGTATCTTTGTGATTCACCATTCGCATACGGATATTGGTTATACGGAAAGACAGGAGCGAATTGAGCAATACCACATTGATTTTATTCGCCAAGCCGTCATGATTTCCAAGGCCATGCGGTCCGGAAAACGGGATGAATGGAAGGGGTTCAAATGGACCTGCGAGACATTTTGGGCGGTTGAGCAGTTTCTTCGCGAAGCTACTGATGATGAGAAAAGTGACTTTGCGGAAGCGGTTCGGCAAGGTGACATTGAATTATCGGGCACGTATCTCAACATGACGGAGCTCGCCGATGAAGACCTGCTCCGCTCCATTCATGCCAAAGCATCCGCATATGGACGTTCTATCGGCTGTCCCGTGGACTCTGCCATGACAGCCGACATTAACGGCTACAGCTGGGGTTACGCGAAGAGCTTGCTGGATGCCGGTGTTCAGCATTTGTTCTCCTGCATCCATACGCATCACGGCATGTTTGCTCTGGGGCGCAAGCAGACTCCATTCTGGTGGGAGACGCCGGACGGAGAGAAACTGCTTGTATGGAACGGGGAGCACTACATGTTTGGCAATGAACTGGGCTTATGTCCGGATGGAGTCGGCAGCTATATGATCCGGGACGAATTCATTACGCCGGCAATCGTAAACAACCGCGAGGAGATCATGGCGACGCGCATTGAGCGTTATTTGCGCAAGCTGGAAGAAGAGGGATATCCTTACGACTTCGTTCCGGTGATGATTTCGGGTCTGGCAACGGATAACGGTTCGCCGAATGGGGATATTGCACAGGCGATTCAGACGTGGAACCGGGAGCATGGGGACATGGTTCAGATCGAAATGTCCACGTTAAGCCTTTTTTTCAGCCACTTGAAGCAGCAAACCGTGGAAATCCCGGTGTATCGCGGCGATTGGCCGGATTGGTGGTCGGATGGTGTAACCTCTACGCCAATGCATACACAGATCTTCAAGGATGCCCAGCGTACGCTGCGGAAGGTCAAACGTCTTGATCCGCAGCAGCAGATTATCAGCCGGCAGGAGCTGTCGGACATCGAGCGGCAGCTTGTGATGTATGCGGAGCATACATGGGGATTCCATGCCTCTATCCATTCTCCTTGGGACTGGAATGTGCAAATGCTTGAAGTGCGCAAGCTGGCTTATGCAGCTAATGGAAGCCGGTTGGCACACGGGGCTTTGGACAAAGTGCGAAACGAACAAGGCGGTTCACTGCTTCGTCCCGGACGGGCTTTCCGTTACCGCGTGGTTAATACGGAGCCGCATGCATCCAGGCAATTCGCCGTGCTCGAATGGGATGGCTTTGAGAATGAACGTTTCAAGGACGGGCTAGAGGTTATTGACGAGGACAGCGGACAGGCGGTTCCGCATCAAGTTGGTAATCAGAGCGTTACGATTGAAGCGGAGCTGAACCCTGGGGAGCAGAAGCAGTATATTCTCCGGCCTGTGCAAACAACGAAGGCAAACACGACGAGTAATCTCAAGCTGGTCGGGGTAGATACGGTTTATGATATAGAGGATATTTATCCATCCGGAAGTAAGAAGGACGCCGTTTCGATTTCGGAGCATGGTGCCGAATCACCTTATGTGAAGATTCACTGGAGCGAAGAGGGGATCATATCCTGGGTCAACAAAGAAACCGGAGAAGAGCTCATTCGCAAGGATTGGAAGCATGGCGCGTTTACGCCTGTGTATGAACGTACCCCAGCGGTTGATTCGACAAATCCGGGCAGCCAGTATGCAGTGCGCAGCGGAATGGGCCGCAACAGAAAAGGGGTTAACGTGCAGCGCACTTCAGGACGGCTGGTGAAAGCCAAGGCTGTCTCAAACGGTCCATTGTTCGGGGTTGTGGAACTGCAATTCGAAACGCGCGGGATGAGCTATTATTCTGTGTTCCTCAAGCTGCATGCAACTTGCAGCAGAGTTGATTCAGCCGTCCGGTTGCACAAGGACAGTGTCTGGGAACCCGAAAATGTGTATATTTCCCTGCCGTTTACTTCTGGATCACCTGATGACGAAACATTGTGGCTGGATAAAGCCGGCGCTCCGGTTCGGCCATGGATTGATCAACTGCCGGGAACGCTGCTCGACTATACCTGCATTCAAGAGGGGTTGGCCTACGTAGGGACAAACGGTTCCCTCATGGTTGCTACACCGGATACGCCGCTTATTCAATTAGGATCCTTGGAATACGGAAAACGACTGCTCCATACCCAACAAGGCGAAGAGACGGAGCGCCATTTATATGTCTGGGCCATGAGCAACTACTGGGAAACGAATTTTAAAGCCACATTGGGCGGATTCTATGAATTCCGTTACGTCGTTCAATGGAGTGAGGGCATTCGTACAGCGCAGCAGGCAATCGGACAATGTCAGGCGACGAGCTCCGGATTCACGGTTTGGCGCATGAGCTGA
- the pilM gene encoding pilus assembly protein PilM: protein MKLRGTKPLGLAIEQTGIRYVRLNNKKIWGITRKGMLPLPKGMIVDNHIADRQGLSDLLHRWVKKEGLRGSQVTLSIPPSQIIIRKMSIPSTNRKQLDQLVRLEVETGLHLPFDNAVYDYIVTDTDEASTQLLVFAAPGGLIDSYIELLHEAGLKVQNIEISATALARAIVLREKMTFSDTMLIHLDRTMLDVYLFHGGHPLFLRTINLYDLTPPPGETVFWPQDTAVQEAAASAESAEDIHGPAGDQLSAEQLVEITAEISRMLNFYQYSLHDGSTRITDVIVTGPVSGRVQLLRELNQMLPDMDIQAASFQEAARRGLNPDQADLNDYRIALGASLYGRGVSDLHLMPREDREAQVFPYIVLSLIAVWLFGMAGMGWWYASSHGENGTLAEQIQGVQDQKAAIQLDLASINSGGAASNNPQQVVDEILANRMDAVAVLDKLDGKLPKGAVIRNIAYSQYGDITLSVNMLRMEDAAAYLAELENMPFALKATIEKLTEEQAVQAGGAAAPETQITKPKYAVMYKINTSRLDAAAAVKEVDHAGEDQP from the coding sequence ATGAAGCTTCGGGGGACCAAGCCGCTGGGTCTTGCCATTGAGCAGACAGGCATCCGGTACGTCCGGCTGAACAACAAAAAAATATGGGGTATTACCCGTAAAGGCATGCTTCCTCTCCCGAAAGGCATGATCGTAGATAATCATATTGCTGACCGGCAGGGGCTGAGCGATTTGCTGCATCGGTGGGTGAAAAAGGAAGGGCTGCGCGGGTCGCAGGTCACCCTGTCCATTCCTCCGTCACAGATCATCATCCGCAAAATGTCGATTCCGAGCACGAACCGCAAACAGCTGGATCAGCTGGTACGCCTTGAGGTGGAGACCGGACTTCATCTGCCTTTTGACAATGCGGTCTATGACTATATCGTGACAGATACGGATGAAGCATCGACACAGCTGCTGGTATTTGCCGCACCGGGAGGACTCATAGACAGCTACATCGAGCTGCTTCATGAAGCGGGATTGAAGGTACAGAACATCGAGATATCTGCCACAGCCTTGGCCAGAGCGATCGTGCTTAGAGAAAAAATGACATTTTCCGATACGATGCTCATCCATCTGGATCGGACTATGCTGGATGTGTATTTGTTCCATGGGGGGCATCCGTTATTTCTGCGGACCATCAACTTATATGACCTGACTCCTCCTCCTGGGGAAACCGTCTTCTGGCCCCAAGATACAGCAGTGCAGGAAGCAGCGGCTTCAGCAGAGTCTGCGGAAGATATCCATGGACCGGCGGGGGATCAGCTGTCGGCGGAGCAGCTGGTGGAAATTACGGCTGAGATTTCCCGGATGCTGAACTTCTACCAGTACAGTCTGCATGACGGTTCCACCCGTATTACGGATGTCATCGTTACCGGCCCGGTCTCCGGTCGAGTGCAGCTGCTGCGGGAGCTCAATCAGATGCTGCCGGATATGGATATCCAGGCGGCTTCATTTCAAGAAGCGGCGAGACGGGGCCTTAACCCCGATCAAGCCGATTTGAATGATTACCGGATTGCGCTTGGAGCCTCCTTATACGGGCGCGGTGTGAGTGACCTGCATCTGATGCCCCGGGAAGATAGAGAAGCCCAGGTATTTCCTTATATTGTTTTATCACTGATCGCCGTCTGGCTGTTTGGTATGGCCGGGATGGGCTGGTGGTACGCTTCTTCCCACGGGGAGAATGGTACGCTTGCCGAGCAAATTCAGGGCGTTCAGGATCAAAAGGCAGCCATTCAGCTGGACCTTGCTTCTATAAACAGTGGGGGAGCAGCTTCTAATAATCCTCAGCAGGTCGTGGATGAAATTTTGGCCAACCGGATGGATGCTGTGGCAGTTCTGGATAAGCTGGATGGCAAATTGCCGAAGGGAGCGGTCATCCGGAATATTGCCTATAGCCAATATGGGGACATTACGCTTTCCGTGAACATGCTGCGGATGGAGGATGCTGCGGCCTATCTAGCCGAATTGGAAAATATGCCGTTTGCCCTGAAGGCAACGATAGAAAAGCTGACGGAAGAACAGGCCGTGCAGGCCGGAGGAGCAGCAGCTCCGGAAACGCAGATAACCAAGCCGAAATATGCAGTCATGTATAAAATAAATACAAGCCGTCTTGACGCAGCGGCAGCGGTGAAGGAGGTAGACCATGCTGGAGAAGATCAACCATAA
- a CDS encoding YhbD family protein, with the protein MNEEDLISKKELLELTGISYGQLYRWKRKNLIPEEWFVRKSSFTGQETFFPKDKILQRIERIKNMKDGLSLDELADVFSPSSNIQSLSPENIVERNIVTVLAMGLFEEELGSQETLSFNDILTVYVLQKLLQSGEITREEGKMLITVMREHYGTLAAKPCEVVLIRKMGVPLLFLAESAEQIYFDKDVKWIFRLPLAASMEELKLKINETEA; encoded by the coding sequence ATGAACGAAGAGGATCTCATTTCGAAGAAAGAATTGCTGGAGCTGACAGGTATCTCCTACGGACAGCTGTACCGCTGGAAACGCAAAAATCTCATTCCTGAAGAGTGGTTTGTCCGTAAGTCTTCCTTTACAGGACAGGAAACCTTTTTTCCAAAGGATAAAATATTGCAGCGTATTGAACGAATCAAGAACATGAAGGATGGGTTGTCCCTGGATGAGCTGGCGGATGTGTTTTCACCAAGCTCGAATATACAATCTTTGTCACCTGAAAATATTGTCGAACGTAACATTGTTACGGTTTTGGCGATGGGATTGTTTGAAGAGGAACTCGGAAGCCAGGAGACGTTATCCTTTAATGATATTCTGACGGTCTATGTACTGCAGAAGCTGCTGCAAAGCGGTGAAATTACTCGGGAAGAAGGCAAAATGCTGATTACCGTCATGCGTGAGCATTATGGCACTTTAGCGGCAAAACCCTGCGAAGTGGTGTTAATCCGTAAAATGGGAGTTCCCCTGTTATTTTTGGCTGAATCGGCGGAACAGATTTATTTTGACAAGGATGTAAAATGGATTTTCCGGCTGCCCCTGGCCGCTTCAATGGAAGAATTAAAACTAAAGATCAATGAAACGGAGGCATGA
- a CDS encoding bactofilin → MDTRSDLQMSGIGRSQGGSYSHVRLDGMSKINGDTDCISLDSNGTMTIDGALQSESVSINGTAKVEGGLNTNRMTLDGMVTIKEHAVCNELLTVNGRLSIGRGLDGEKIEIFGSLKTRDDVQCEVLSVHGGFSIDGLLNAGFIDIKLNMPCRVQEIGGENITVRRLKKFSVIEQFVPVLSAKLQAHTIEGDEINLEYTEAEIVRGNDIRIGRGCKIGRVEYKNQLLRDDDASIGAVHQI, encoded by the coding sequence ATGGATACGAGATCAGATCTGCAAATGTCCGGCATTGGACGTTCGCAAGGTGGCAGCTATTCGCATGTTAGGCTTGATGGGATGTCAAAAATCAACGGGGATACGGACTGTATTTCGCTCGACAGCAACGGGACCATGACGATCGATGGCGCATTACAAAGCGAGTCTGTATCGATCAATGGAACGGCGAAGGTGGAAGGCGGGCTGAACACAAACCGGATGACCCTTGACGGGATGGTAACGATTAAGGAACATGCGGTTTGTAATGAACTGCTGACCGTAAACGGCCGCTTATCCATTGGCAGAGGGCTGGACGGAGAAAAGATAGAGATATTCGGCAGCTTGAAAACGAGAGATGATGTGCAGTGCGAAGTGTTGTCTGTTCATGGTGGATTCAGTATCGACGGGCTGCTGAATGCCGGTTTTATCGACATCAAGCTGAACATGCCATGCAGAGTGCAGGAAATAGGCGGAGAAAACATCACCGTCAGACGGTTGAAGAAGTTCAGTGTCATCGAGCAGTTCGTACCTGTACTCTCAGCCAAGCTGCAGGCACATACCATTGAAGGCGATGAAATCAATTTGGAATATACGGAAGCGGAAATCGTCCGGGGCAATGATATAAGGATCGGCAGGGGCTGTAAAATCGGACGCGTGGAGTACAAAAACCAACTGCTCCGGGATGACGATGCAAGCATCGGAGCCGTTCATCAAATATAG
- a CDS encoding ketoacyl-ACP synthase III yields MSSKARITAIGTYVPEKKLTNEDLEKLVDTNDEWIVQRTGMRERRISGEQEFTSDLCIRAVDNLMQTYSKRVDGVDLIIVATTTADYPFPSVACLIQEHFKIPNTGAFDLNATCAGFAYGLHVANGLITSGLHRKILVVGGETLSKVTDYTDRTTCILFGDGAGAVLIEYDETNPSFIQSIQGTDGSGSVHLYRSGISKWMNGLPLQGNGYMVQNGREVYKWATRTVTAGTEELLSRARMNTGDIDWFVPHSANLRMVESMCEKTGFSLDDTLYSVEYMGNTSAASIPLALGLGIQEGKLKYGDTLLLYGFGGGLTHAGHIVKWGVPDLK; encoded by the coding sequence CTGTCATCCAAAGCCAGAATCACCGCCATCGGAACGTACGTGCCGGAGAAGAAATTAACCAATGAGGATCTGGAGAAGCTCGTGGATACGAATGATGAATGGATTGTGCAGCGGACTGGAATGCGGGAACGGCGGATCAGTGGAGAACAGGAATTCACGTCGGATTTATGCATCCGGGCAGTAGACAATTTGATGCAAACCTATAGCAAGCGAGTTGATGGCGTCGATTTGATCATTGTCGCTACGACGACTGCGGATTATCCCTTCCCCAGCGTGGCTTGCCTTATCCAGGAGCATTTTAAGATCCCAAACACCGGGGCATTCGATTTGAACGCGACCTGTGCCGGATTCGCTTACGGACTGCATGTGGCCAATGGACTCATAACCTCGGGACTGCATCGTAAAATACTTGTGGTGGGCGGGGAAACACTTTCTAAGGTTACCGATTACACTGACCGGACGACCTGCATTCTGTTCGGGGACGGGGCTGGAGCGGTGCTGATTGAGTATGACGAAACAAATCCAAGCTTTATCCAATCGATTCAAGGGACAGATGGCAGCGGAAGTGTACATCTCTACCGTTCCGGCATATCCAAATGGATGAATGGGCTACCGTTACAAGGTAATGGCTACATGGTCCAAAACGGGCGGGAAGTATATAAATGGGCTACGCGGACGGTCACCGCAGGAACTGAAGAGCTGCTGTCACGCGCCCGCATGAATACCGGGGATATTGACTGGTTTGTGCCCCACAGCGCTAATCTGAGAATGGTTGAATCCATGTGCGAAAAAACCGGCTTCTCTTTGGATGACACCTTGTACAGCGTAGAGTATATGGGGAATACCTCCGCGGCTTCCATCCCGCTGGCGCTTGGTCTTGGGATTCAGGAGGGGAAATTGAAATACGGAGACACCCTGCTTCTTTATGGCTTTGGAGGCGGTCTGACTCATGCGGGCCACATCGTAAAATGGGGCGTGCCGGATTTGAAATAA
- a CDS encoding AraC family transcriptional regulator produces MSLIEATFRRANQICNRQLTRLEEKDLSISILYWGFMPTHFDNALHRHSFFEACYVIEGSGFYIEHGMEYPLRQGTSFLSLPGTGHQIRSVAGLTLVYVAFEVDEERSGSLYIEAFRQLLEQAQSVIYGADAHPAGRFWEALISVFQNEGPVMPVLLKNSSMSLLLSILALHGLKPAFSLQLPTDALHEENILFRQAKLFINDNLSKELTLMTVANHLHISSRHLTRLFQKHTNQTFVHYVQERRVQFASQLLLEGEQSIKDIACQCGFQSVHYFTRIFTQKLGVSPAKFKRSQFTEGRSGKNHFKQ; encoded by the coding sequence ATGTCACTGATCGAAGCAACCTTCCGCCGTGCCAACCAAATTTGCAACCGCCAGCTAACCAGGCTTGAAGAGAAAGACTTGAGTATTTCCATCCTATATTGGGGGTTCATGCCCACGCATTTTGATAATGCCCTGCACCGCCATTCTTTCTTCGAAGCCTGTTATGTGATCGAAGGCAGCGGCTTTTACATCGAGCACGGCATGGAATATCCGCTCCGTCAGGGAACATCCTTTTTGTCCTTGCCTGGCACTGGGCATCAAATACGCAGCGTTGCCGGATTAACCCTGGTGTATGTTGCCTTTGAAGTGGATGAAGAGCGTTCAGGGAGTCTATACATCGAGGCCTTCCGCCAGCTCCTGGAGCAAGCCCAATCGGTCATCTATGGCGCTGACGCACATCCTGCAGGCCGTTTTTGGGAAGCGTTAATATCCGTTTTTCAAAATGAAGGCCCTGTCATGCCCGTCTTGCTGAAAAACAGCTCGATGTCCCTGCTGCTTTCGATTCTCGCACTGCATGGACTTAAACCGGCTTTTTCCCTGCAGCTTCCTACGGATGCCCTGCATGAAGAGAATATCCTTTTCCGGCAAGCCAAGCTGTTCATTAACGATAACCTGAGCAAAGAACTCACCCTGATGACCGTCGCTAATCATCTTCATATCTCTTCGCGTCACCTGACGAGACTGTTCCAAAAGCATACAAACCAAACCTTCGTTCACTATGTTCAGGAGCGAAGGGTTCAATTTGCTTCGCAGCTGCTCCTGGAAGGGGAGCAGTCCATTAAAGATATCGCCTGTCAGTGCGGCTTCCAATCGGTTCACTACTTCACCCGAATCTTCACCCAGAAGCTCGGCGTATCCCCTGCCAAATTCAAACGGTCACAGTTTACCGAGGGGCGTTCCGGTAAAAACCACTTTAAGCAATGA
- a CDS encoding ROK family protein, with product MRDSVLAFDVGGTYVKAGIFESSGSLLEPVAVYPARSGEEKEVLLRHFTDLVEVQGKRVPAGYAIRGVGLGFPGPFDYERGICRTRGLNKFEALYGVNLKEELTARIAGIPELRARWSSLPEVAIENDAALFALGECAFGVGRGYEKTICLTIGTGFGSAFVSSGQLVKQGKGVPEGGWLYRLPYLEGIMDDYISRRGIVRLAREMGIENVAAGEEDVKNLADRARSGERQVAQLFRKFGERLTEVLLPFIRSFQPGAVVIGGQIAQSADLFVTDSMDNIPVRISSDISVSALRGACQLFTGDQGC from the coding sequence ATGCGTGATAGCGTATTGGCCTTTGACGTCGGAGGCACTTATGTTAAAGCAGGTATTTTTGAAAGCAGCGGGAGCCTCCTTGAACCTGTTGCCGTCTATCCCGCCCGTTCGGGGGAAGAGAAGGAAGTGCTGCTGCGGCATTTTACCGATCTTGTCGAGGTTCAGGGAAAGCGGGTTCCGGCCGGATACGCGATCCGGGGTGTCGGGTTGGGGTTTCCAGGCCCTTTCGATTATGAAAGGGGAATTTGCCGGACACGTGGCTTGAACAAGTTTGAAGCGTTGTACGGCGTCAATCTCAAGGAAGAACTGACCGCCAGGATCGCGGGCATTCCTGAGCTGCGGGCAAGATGGAGTTCTCTGCCGGAAGTTGCCATCGAAAATGATGCAGCATTGTTCGCTCTCGGCGAATGTGCCTTTGGTGTCGGGCGAGGGTATGAGAAAACGATTTGTCTGACGATTGGCACGGGCTTCGGCTCAGCCTTCGTTAGCAGCGGACAGTTGGTCAAACAGGGCAAGGGGGTTCCTGAAGGTGGATGGCTGTATCGTTTGCCATACCTGGAGGGAATTATGGACGACTACATCTCGCGTAGAGGAATCGTTCGTCTTGCCAGAGAGATGGGGATTGAGAATGTAGCTGCAGGAGAAGAGGATGTGAAGAATTTGGCGGATCGGGCACGCTCCGGCGAAAGGCAGGTGGCACAGCTGTTCCGTAAATTCGGCGAAAGGCTGACGGAGGTGCTGCTCCCGTTTATCCGATCCTTTCAACCTGGCGCCGTCGTCATTGGGGGGCAGATTGCCCAAAGCGCCGATCTATTCGTTACTGATTCGATGGATAACATTCCGGTCCGCATCTCATCGGATATATCGGTGAGTGCGCTTAGGGGAGCATGTCAGCTTTTTACTGGAGATCAGGGCTGCTAA
- a CDS encoding class I mannose-6-phosphate isomerase gives MFETRPLNPIRKAILENGMEQGYEALLKRVISQTQGASSNVVTFAIDGTHGADFQALLKRLIPFAEEHGFRFAAADVYGYLKSGTELRHHFDRNITDNRAFGYVSEAKIDDYFRDGAQRSFAEYADELVETASARTLFIVFGPGALWLCDGRFEGSLFLDVSREYQEIAHKDGLLNFGLSWNVDAVEKYKIAYFVEWPLMEGYRKERLESFDIYVDMNDPRCPVMMTVRDLLAVIDDIARFPLRVKPFMMPGVWGGQYLKQIAGLPENMVNCAWNFEPIAPENSVLVSKGNQVVEIPFLLVMAYAHMDMIGARNVQLFGDYFPVRFDFLDTMDGDNLSCQVHPKQAYVRERFNEFMEQQESYYIMEKQGDAKVYLGLTETCAPESFQAAAEQSQATGEPIAFTDYVQEWTSEKGDLYLIPTGTVHCSGKNNFVLEISATTWWFTFKIYDYVRKDLDGKPRPMNIEHAFENIDFTRKGDWVRDHLIPGPKLLNQQGSNMEYVLGEREDLLFYVNRIHLTDRWEDETDDEFVLLNLVEGECVRIVSLDDETVYVEFRYAESYIIPASFGAYAIVNLGSMPCKLIKAGVSKKWNISLVDIHA, from the coding sequence ATGTTCGAAACAAGACCGCTGAATCCGATTCGAAAAGCCATCCTTGAAAATGGCATGGAACAGGGATATGAGGCATTACTGAAGCGGGTGATCTCTCAAACGCAAGGCGCAAGCAGTAACGTGGTTACCTTTGCGATAGACGGTACGCATGGTGCTGATTTTCAGGCGCTGCTAAAGCGCTTGATCCCATTCGCAGAGGAGCATGGGTTTCGCTTCGCCGCTGCGGATGTGTATGGATATTTGAAATCCGGAACGGAGCTGAGGCATCATTTTGACCGGAACATAACCGATAATCGCGCCTTTGGTTACGTATCGGAGGCGAAGATTGACGATTATTTCAGGGACGGGGCACAGCGTAGTTTTGCCGAGTATGCAGACGAGCTCGTTGAAACCGCAAGCGCCAGGACGCTGTTTATTGTTTTTGGCCCAGGTGCTTTATGGCTGTGTGACGGCCGCTTTGAGGGTTCACTGTTCCTCGATGTTTCGCGGGAATACCAGGAGATCGCCCATAAAGATGGGTTGTTGAACTTCGGATTGAGCTGGAATGTGGATGCGGTAGAAAAATATAAAATAGCTTATTTTGTGGAATGGCCGCTGATGGAAGGCTACCGGAAGGAGCGATTGGAATCATTTGATATTTATGTCGATATGAATGATCCGCGCTGCCCCGTAATGATGACCGTACGCGACCTTTTGGCTGTGATTGATGACATTGCCCGGTTCCCGCTGCGCGTCAAGCCGTTTATGATGCCGGGCGTATGGGGTGGGCAATATCTGAAGCAAATAGCCGGTCTGCCGGAAAATATGGTGAACTGTGCCTGGAACTTCGAGCCGATTGCTCCGGAAAATTCGGTGCTCGTATCGAAAGGGAATCAGGTCGTGGAAATTCCCTTCCTGCTCGTGATGGCTTATGCCCATATGGACATGATCGGCGCCCGTAACGTTCAGTTGTTCGGCGATTATTTTCCCGTCCGGTTTGACTTTTTGGACACGATGGATGGTGATAACCTCTCTTGTCAGGTCCATCCGAAACAGGCTTATGTCCGGGAGCGATTCAATGAATTTATGGAGCAGCAGGAGTCGTATTACATTATGGAAAAACAAGGCGACGCCAAAGTATACCTCGGATTGACCGAGACCTGTGCGCCTGAGTCGTTCCAAGCAGCTGCAGAGCAGTCCCAAGCCACCGGAGAACCGATAGCATTTACGGACTATGTGCAGGAATGGACAAGTGAGAAGGGAGATCTGTATCTCATTCCGACGGGGACGGTCCACTGCTCGGGGAAAAACAATTTCGTGCTAGAAATTTCGGCGACGACATGGTGGTTTACATTCAAAATATACGACTATGTGCGAAAGGATTTGGATGGAAAGCCGCGTCCCATGAACATCGAGCACGCCTTCGAAAATATTGATTTTACGCGTAAAGGAGATTGGGTTCGGGATCACCTGATTCCGGGGCCGAAACTTCTGAATCAGCAAGGAAGCAATATGGAGTACGTACTTGGGGAAAGAGAGGATTTGCTTTTTTATGTCAATCGCATCCATCTGACCGATCGCTGGGAGGATGAAACGGATGACGAGTTCGTTCTGCTTAATCTGGTTGAAGGGGAATGCGTGCGTATTGTTTCGCTTGATGATGAAACGGTTTATGTCGAATTCCGTTACGCAGAGTCGTACATCATCCCTGCCTCGTTTGGTGCGTACGCCATTGTGAATCTTGGGAGCATGCCATGCAAACTGATTAAAGCAGGCGTTTCGAAAAAATGGAACATCAGCTTGGTCGACATACATGCGTGA
- a CDS encoding GNAT family N-acetyltransferase — protein sequence MTSSYKKIAFVWNEPKEKIVVPDRCEFKQVILELEDSFKEIISQVVVGSLDREDKKRITPESHHELVEDIFNVDEGYFHYEKNWWELAYYNGKPVGLIQPVVFKGCEKNGLMEGTIHYIGVIPEFRGKGFINDLLLRATRVLQDIGVWRIYADTDVENFPMRHAFEKAGYEINKE from the coding sequence ATGACTTCAAGCTATAAGAAAATTGCTTTTGTATGGAATGAACCAAAGGAAAAGATCGTGGTGCCAGATCGCTGCGAATTTAAACAAGTAATCCTGGAATTAGAAGACTCGTTTAAAGAGATTATTAGTCAAGTCGTTGTAGGTTCTTTAGATAGAGAGGATAAAAAACGCATTACACCGGAGAGTCATCATGAACTAGTAGAGGACATTTTCAACGTCGACGAAGGATATTTTCATTACGAAAAAAATTGGTGGGAACTGGCCTACTATAATGGAAAACCCGTTGGACTTATTCAACCTGTTGTATTTAAAGGATGTGAGAAGAATGGATTGATGGAAGGAACGATTCATTACATAGGTGTCATTCCTGAATTCCGCGGGAAAGGATTTATTAACGATTTGCTGTTAAGAGCAACAAGGGTGTTACAAGATATTGGGGTTTGGAGAATTTATGCCGATACCGATGTTGAAAATTTCCCGATGAGGCATGCTTTCGAGAAGGCGGGATACGAGATTAATAAAGAGTGA